The Kluyveromyces lactis strain NRRL Y-1140 chromosome D complete sequence genome has a window encoding:
- the FAP7 gene encoding nucleoside-triphosphatase (similar to uniprot|Q12055 Saccharomyces cerevisiae YDL166C FAP7 Essential nuclear protein involved in the oxidative stress response) has translation MEPVRFKPNIIVSGTPGCGKSTTCELLSRRLPEYTYYNISDFAKEHDCYDGYDDARKSNIVDDDKLLDELEPLLRKGGCIIDWHVNDVFPERLVDLVVVLRCDNGILYDRLNKRGYHNAKIEENMDAEIMGVVLQDAHDSYAQEIVVELQSDTTEEMDKNVDRIIAWQEIWLKQHKKGVTNELDDGVADEAVEEDEEDEEDDHDEPSTSEE, from the coding sequence ATGGAACCTGTTCGATTCAAGCCTAATATCATTGTGAGTGGGACACCTGGGTGTGGGAAATCAACCACATGCGAGCTTTTGTCTAGAAGATTACCAGAATACACTTACTACAACATCAGCGATTTTGCTAAAGAACATGACTGTTATGATGGGTACGACGATGCGCGTAAATCTAACATAGTCGATGATGATAAGTTACTCGATGAACTTGAGCCTTTGCTAAGGAAAGGTGGATGTATAATAGACTGGCACGTCAATGATGTTTTCCCAGAGAGATTAGTAGATCTAGTAGTGGTATTGAGATGTGACAACGGTATACTTTACGATAGATTAAACAAGAGAGGCTACCACAATGCCAAGATTGAGGAGAACATGGATGCAGAAATTATGGGTGTGGTGTTGCAGGATGCGCATGATAGTTATGCTCAAGagattgttgttgaattgcAAAGTGACACAACTGAAGAGATGGACAAAAACGTCGATCGTATCATTGCATGGCAAGAGATTTGGTTAAAACAGCACAAAAAGGGTGTAACAAACGAATTGGACGATGGTGTAGCTGACGAAGCTGTCGAAGAGGACGAAGAGGACGAAGAGGACGATCACGATGAGCCATCTACTTCAGAAGAATAA
- the CDC36 gene encoding CCR4-NOT core subunit CDC36 (similar to uniprot|P06100 Saccharomyces cerevisiae YDL165W CDC36 Component of the CCR4-NOT complex which has multiple roles in regulating mRNA levels including regulation of transcription and destabilizing mRNAs by deadenylation basal transcription factor), which produces MEKYGLKDLVPVLRHDPTYDANMTLGIDLNSLLNSLDITKDTKSHHCLDAFESPWVETSRSEVQPTFFIPESFKNIKGMLGTDQVEFTSVNRDQPRISLLQDETLFYLFYKHPGSVIQELTYLELRKRNWRYHKTLKVWLTKDPMMEPVVAQDSMSERGSYVFFDPQRWEKCQRDFVLHYNAIM; this is translated from the coding sequence ATGGAGAAATACGGTTTGAAAGACCTTGTGCCGGTATTAAGGCATGACCCTACATACGATGCGAACATGACGCTTGGGAtagatttgaattcattatTGAATTCGCTAGATATAACCAAGGATACAAAATCGCATCATTGTCTGGATGCATTTGAGTCACCGTGGGTAGAAACGTCAAGGAGTGAAGTACAGCCGACGTTCTTTATACCTGAATCGTTCAAGAACATAAAGGGAATGCTTGGTACAGACCAAGTAGAGTTTACCAGTGTGAACAGGGATCAGCCACGTATATCACTATTACAAGACGAGACTttgttttatcttttctACAAGCATCCAGGTTCTGTCATTCAAGAGTTGACGTATCTGGAATTGAGGAAACGTAACTGGAGATACCATAAAACGTTAAAAGTATGGTTAACGAAGGACCCAATGATGGAACCAGTAGTGGCACAGGATTCAATGAGTGAGCGTGGATCATATGTGTTCTTTGACCCTCAACGTTGGGAGAAATGCCAACGTGACTTTGTCCTACATTATAATGCCATCATGTAG
- the MSS51 gene encoding Mss51p (similar to uniprot|P32335 Saccharomyces cerevisiae YLR203C MSS51 Protein required for the maturation and translation of COX1 mRNA involved in maturation of COX1 and COB mRNA): MLASRTPVVYRAKPMTRPIMGFVRNALGLDPPASPDDPTPENRFHPWDQSPSPDLRERAARIKAMATCPVTHKDIQFTCPLSGIPTHHSREAWEKDTEYHKSKRYELLKKVNIYEHDLRSGRPFPEFDFPQDQDYDRMVNMSNWDLFFYTRSFYSMDTEFQLAAVTKMLSYPITIGSVLHQYSPYSLNPKGPITLEGLKSLAALRYTLYPEQSGRFRAGQDTPIRIFILGTRAEAQLPGHVWKQLQYLIPDTSIELHFVGPESFYDREKRSYVQSSTETIVKRIDEKMQLFYHTDFFHVFHEAQDFFPYDPYNDVFFCFHPGFAAPETEEYWMGDTMKALMQTKCAVFTTGFSKEDLLRDISIVQDKYGSELDMLMEPVPNVFGSTKWELNDTNPHEVYQFNMYIAGFRGKRYHAIEL, from the coding sequence ATGCTTGCTTCGAGAACACCAGTGGTTTACCGGGCTAAGCCCATGACTCGTCCCATTATGGGGTTCGTTCGTAATGCTTTGGGGTTGGATCCTCCGGCTTCGCCGGACGATCCTACCCCAGAGAATAGGTTCCATCCATGGGACCAATCTCCTTCGCCCGATTTGCGCGAGCGTGCAGCAAGGATTAAGGCCATGGCAACATGTCCAGTGACGCATAAGGATATCCAGTTCACATGCCCACTATCAGGGATTCCCACTCACCATTCAAGAGAGGCCTGGGAAAAGGACACGGAGTACCATAAGAGCAAGAGATATGagttattgaagaaagttaaCATATACGAGCATGATCTTAGATCGGGTAGGCCATTTCCCGAGTTTGATTTCCCACAAGACCAAGACTATGATAGGATGGTTAACATGAGCAACTGGGATTTGTTCTTTTACACGCGTTCGTTTTATTCTATGGATACAGAGTTTCAGCTAGCTGCAGTAACGAAGATGTTGAGTTATCCAATCACGATTGGATCTGTGCTACACCAGTACTCTCCGTACTCTTTGAACCCTAAGGGTCCCATAACTTTGGAAGGTTTGAAGTCGTTAGCTGCTCTACGTTACACGTTGTACCCAGAACAATCTGGTAGATTTAGAGCTGGTCAGGATACACCTATCAGAATATTTATTCTTGGAACTCGTGCCGAAGCACAGCTACCGGGTCACGTTTGGAAACAATTACAATATTTGATTCCAGATACAAGCATAGAGTTGCACTTCGTTGGGCCTGAATCCTTCTACGATAGAGAAAAGAGATCTTACGTACAATCTTCCACGGAGACCATTGTCAAGAGAATCGATGAAAAGATGCAACTGTTCTACCATACAGATTTCTTCCATGTGTTCCATGAAGCACAAGATTTCTTCCCATATGATCCGTATAACGATGTGTTCTTCTGTTTCCACCCAGGGTTCGCTGCTCCAGAGACTGAGGAATATTGGATGGGTGACACAATGAAGGCTTTAATGCAAACTAAATGTGCTGTGTTCACCACTGGattctcaaaagaagatttattAAGAGATATAAGCATTGTTCAGGACAAGTATGGATCTGAACTCGATATGTTGATGGAACCTGTGCCAAATGTCTTTGGAAGTACTAAATGGGAATTGAACGATACCAACCCTCACGAAGTATATCAATTCAATATGTACATCGCTGGTTTCAGAGGTAAGAGATACCATGCTATTGAATTGTGA
- the QRI5 gene encoding mitochondrial 37S ribosomal protein mS38 QRI5 (some similarities with uniprot|P32344 Saccharomyces cerevisiae YLR204W QRI5), whose product MLRSITTRLTSPISGSLRCLSVACCNTQMAVPMGMPMGMPIGMTAGIPTGSLGLPVQENNHMTEPIVSITDLIKKQEEYRMDSVMRKRRTKMKKHKLRKRRKRQKAEKRKQSQG is encoded by the coding sequence ATGTTGAGAAGCATAACGACAAGACTAACGAGTCCCATTTCGGGTTCGTTGAGATGTCTGAGTGTTGCATGCTGCAACACTCAGATGGCAGTGCCAATGGGCATGCCAATGGGCATGCCCATTGGTATGACTGCTGGCATTCCAACTGGGTCTCTAGGACTCCCAGTACAGGAAAATAATCATATGACTGAGCCTATCGTCAGTATCACGGATCTAatcaagaaacaagaagagTACAGAATGGACAGTGTGATGAGGAAAAGGAGGAccaagatgaagaagcatAAGCttagaaagagaagaaagagacaAAAGGCCGAGAAGAGAAAGCAGAGCCAGGGATGA
- the HMX1 gene encoding Hmx1p (similar to uniprot|P32339 Saccharomyces cerevisiae YLR205C HMX1 ER localized, heme-binding peroxidase involved in the degradation of heme), which produces MSVEHATTIPSPTDVGALANRINFQTRDMHNKINAYMSMKMAFAMRHGFIYRQGIVAYYYVFHAIEQEIDRLLEHPVTVQDEKVKGILQQFWCEEFRRSDKLVLDLQVLYNDEYPGSEQLQEFLDGFQLPAKLQEFVDEIHSNVQKEPHTILAYCHVLYLALFAGGRVMKSNLYRHIGLFPKFGHLSPKELVRRATNFFTFSEEGVDDENRLRWQYKKGYELATRTELTEAEKLRIIEVSQTIFQRNMEVVAEIGEINRAELMGKFSYKLISFLSEEWKYSEKLTPEVKKLIVFALIVFNMVFVYTILRRLI; this is translated from the coding sequence atGTCAGTTGAACACGCTACTACAATTCCATCGCCTACAGATGTTGGTGCTTTAGCCAACAGAATTAATTTCCAAACCCGTGATATGCACAATAAGATCAATGCTTATATGAGTATGAAGATGGCCTTTGCCATGAGACACGGGTTCATATACAGACAAGGTATCGTTGCCTACTATTACGTATTCCATGccattgaacaagaaatcgACCGTTTGCTGGAACATCCAGTAACGGTACAGGACGAAAAGGTGAAAGGGATCTTGCAGCAGTTCTGGTGCGAGGAGTTCCGTCGTTCTGATAAGCTAGTGTTGGATTTGCAAGTCTTGTACAACGATGAGTATCCAGGCAGCGAGCAGTTGCAAGAGTTCTTGGATGGGTTCCAGTTACCTGCCAAGTTGCAAGAGTTTGTCGATGAGATCCATTCCAACGTACAGAAGGAGCCTCATACGATTCTTGCGTACTGCCATGTGCTATATTTGGCACTTTTCGCTGGTGGTAGGGTCATGAAGTCGAATTTGTACCGTCACATTGGTCTTTTCCCCAAATTCGGACATTTGTCACCTAAGGAATTGGTGAGAAGAGCGACaaatttcttcactttcagTGAAGAAGGTGTGGATGACGAGAACAGACTACGTTGGCAATACAAGAAGGGGTACGAGCTTGCTACGAGGACTGAATTGACCGAGGCTGAGAAGCTACGTATTATCGAGGTGTCGCAGACGATTTTCCAAAGGAACATGGAAGTCGTTGCTgaaattggtgaaattAACAGAGCTGAGTTGATGGGTAAGTTCTCATACAAGCTGATCTCGTTCCTGTCAGAGGAATGGAAGTACTCTGAAAAGTTGACACCAGAGGTGAAAAAACTCATCGTTTTTGCATTGATCGTCTTCAATATGGTATTCGTGTATACCATTCTTCGTCGTCTAATTTGA